Within the Thermostichus lividus PCC 6715 genome, the region TAAAACGTATTACGGGCAACATGGGCGCAATGCTTACAGCCAATGCAGGTAATTTCATCCACGTAAACACCCTGCTGACGGTGGACTCCCCCCAATTCTGGCTCATAGCCGCTGCGCTCCTCCCCTTGGCGGAGGTGACCGCCTAATTCTGGCTCTAGACCGAGGGGTTGCCCGTCTGTCACTGACTGACCCTACCCTTGCAGAACTCTTTAGGACTGCCTTAAGAACGCCAGCGCTGTAAGACTAGCTTGACGCTGCCATCGGCCTGCTGCTCTTCGGTTTGTACCTGAAACCCTTGTTCGCTGGCGGACTGCAAAACTGCATGGTAGGCGTAGCGTTGGCTGACTTTATTTAGGAATCGTTCCACCGACCATGCCTGCCGCCAAAACTCTAAATCCGCCACTAACTCATACTCTGTACCGTTCCAGCGAAAGCCAATATCGTAGCCATTCTCTTGGGGTATCACCACTTGAGCCGTCTCGGTTTGGCCACGAAAGCCGCGCACTTCCTGAGATCCGGATTGCCATGGCAACCCCAAGTCGGTCAAGGCAGACTGTAACGCTGGCAAACTACGAATCTGGG harbors:
- a CDS encoding DUF1257 domain-containing protein, producing MSHFSQIKTQIRSLPALQSALTDLGLPWQSGSQEVRGFRGQTETAQVVIPQENGYDIGFRWNGTEYELVADLEFWRQAWSVERFLNKVSQRYAYHAVLQSASEQGFQVQTEEQQADGSVKLVLQRWRS